One part of the Raphanus sativus cultivar WK10039 chromosome 7, ASM80110v3, whole genome shotgun sequence genome encodes these proteins:
- the LOC130497785 gene encoding uncharacterized protein LOC130497785, translating to MIQCNLEKIFPPSFFDVMEHLVIHLARELELGGPVQYRWMYLYERYMFHLKKMVKNLSRVEGSIVAQMINEEISNFAEYYFPAEVQTKNRRPARHDDRGERATYHVTVPDIFTDVGRLSGKSKDRRLTEQERSHLQTYLLTNCEDVLQYERIFMAEKRFEYRYATEAELEEMKQREFAGWMFTYVSAGLARGETFDDWIREMVVGPNYVVKSYPRFCTRGYAFTTEKTKRSRTTYDAGVCSASGDDVYYGHIHEILEIKYLGLLGLRCTVFYCDWHDITPDRGVRTDAFGVTSVNSRRKLQYYDPFILASQADQVCYIKYPRIRNRDDPWVTVTRLNPRGRVQGSSELEDPLQPITSSNLSAAEDVAGVGLVVDFTDFTEEAVVHAQDEPVIGEFHQDPDSDLSADDESESE from the exons atgattcagtgcaaccttgagaagatatttcctccctcattttttgatgttatggagcatcttgttattcacctggcaagagaattggaacttggtggtcctgtgcagtatagatggatgtatctgtatgagcggtatatgttccatttgaagaagatggtgaaaaatctaagtagggtggaaggttctatagtcgcacagatgatcaatgaagaaatttcaaactttgctgAGTACTACTTTCCAGCAGAAGTTCAGACCAAAAACAGAAGACCTGCACGGCACGATGATAGAGGCGAACGGGCAACATACCATGTTACGGTTCCTGACATTTTcacagatgttggacgacttagcggaaaatcaaaggaccgtcgacttactgagcaggagcgcagtcatttgcaaacatatttgctcaccaactgcgaagatgttcttcaatatgagag GATTTTCATGGCAGAAAAGCGGTTCGAATATAGATACGCTACAGAGGCAGAACTAGAAGAAATGAAGCAAAGagaatttgctggatggatgtttacttat gtgtctgctggtttggccagaggtgaaacatttgacgattggatacgcgagatggtggttggaccaaactatgttgtgaagtcatatccgagattttgtactcgaggatatgcattcacaactGAAAAGACGAAACGTTCGCGTACGACCTATGATGCTGGCGTTTGTTCTGCATCGGGAGATGATGTATACTACGGACACATACATGAGATTTTGGAAATCAAGTATTTAGGCCTGCTTGGATTGCGCTGTACtgttttctattgtgattggcACGACATCACTCCAGATCGAGGTGTGAGAACAGATGCATTTGGTGTTACATCAGTTAATTCGAGACGAAAGCtgcaatattatgatcctttcattcttgcttctcaggcCGATCAG gtttgttatatcaaGTACCCCCGGATAAGAaacagagatgatccatgggtTACTGTTACCAGGCTCAACCCGAGAGGCCGAGTTCAGGGGAGTTCTGAGCTGGAAGACCCACTACAACCAATCACATCCAGTAACTTAAGTGCAGCAGAAGATGTAGCAGGAGTTGGCCTTgtagtagatttcaccgacttcacagaggaagccgtcgttcacgcacaggatgaaccagttattggagagtttcaccaagatccAGATTCAGATTTATCTGCTGATGATGAGTCGGAATcagagtag
- the LOC130498075 gene encoding thioredoxin H2: MGGVLSSVLGGGGEEAVAGNESENRVMKFSSSARWQLHFNEIKESSKLFGVLTCGRKAGGDFSASWCGPCRMIEPAFIAMSAKFTDVEFVKLDVDELPDVAKEFNVTGMPTFVLVKNGKERLKGSLEQGKDELEKKVLKHRA, translated from the exons atgggAGGTGTATTATCATCTGTGTTAGGAGGTGGTGGAGAAGAAGCAGTCGCAGGGAATGAATCCGAAAATCGCGTCATGAAGTTCAGCTCATCGGCTCGGTGGCAGCTTCACTTCAACGAGATCAAAGAATCCTCCAAACTG TTTGGGGTTTTGACTTGTGGGAGAAAAGCTGGTGGTGACTTCTCAGCATCCTGGTGTGGACCTTGTAGGATGATCGAGCCTGCCTTCATTGCCATGTCTGCCAAGTTCACTGATGTTGAATTCGTCAAATTGGATGTCGATGAACTTCCC GATGTGGCTAAAGAGTTCAACGTGACGGGGATGCCAACTTTTGTACTGGTGAAAAATGGTAAAGAGAGATTGAAAGGATCGTTGGAGCAAGGGAAAGATGAACTTGAGAAGAAAGTTCTCAAACACAGGGCATAG